One Sulfuriferula thiophila DNA window includes the following coding sequences:
- a CDS encoding thioredoxin family protein: MSTVPHYAETQPTRAEIDQLTGLVALEFGVDWCGHCQAALPLLAAALAAHPQIRHIKVEDGKGRRLGRSFGVKLWPTLILLKNGVEITRLVRPVDMGLITEALDRITD, translated from the coding sequence CTACGCAGAAACCCAGCCAACCCGGGCCGAAATCGACCAACTCACAGGCTTGGTTGCGCTGGAGTTCGGCGTCGACTGGTGCGGACATTGTCAGGCAGCCCTGCCCCTGCTAGCAGCAGCCCTGGCAGCTCACCCACAAATACGGCATATCAAGGTTGAAGACGGCAAAGGGCGCCGCTTGGGGCGTTCATTCGGCGTAAAGCTGTGGCCGACACTGATACTGCTCAAAAATGGTGTGGAAATCACACGCCTGGTCAGACCTGTCGATATGGGATTAATAACAGAAGCGCTGGATCGGATAACAGATTAA